A single region of the Hyphomicrobiales bacterium genome encodes:
- a CDS encoding Lipoprotein-anchoring transpeptidase ErfK/SrfK, producing the protein MIELKRRSFLSGLAAGITGLGLSGCVSPNPEQAGPGPGAGRRIADREIPPPADLPASDAQVAAYYGPVDGERFPIRAVNLSEINPAYLRRSVAYSTTEQPGTIVVDPRQRYLYLVQENGRAMRYGVGVGREGFGWSGAATINSKQEWPDWYPPKEMIQRQPEIKKVASQLQSGLGVAGGPRNPLGARAMYLWQGNKDTLFRIHGTLEPSTIGKNVSSGCIRMINQDAIDLYQRVPVGTKVVVLPAGGAQA; encoded by the coding sequence ATGATCGAGTTGAAACGCCGCAGCTTCCTCTCCGGTCTGGCAGCCGGCATCACTGGCCTTGGCCTCAGCGGCTGCGTAAGCCCGAATCCAGAACAGGCAGGTCCCGGCCCCGGTGCCGGGCGACGCATCGCTGATCGCGAGATCCCGCCTCCCGCGGATCTGCCGGCATCCGATGCGCAGGTGGCCGCCTATTACGGCCCCGTCGATGGGGAGCGCTTCCCCATTCGGGCCGTCAATCTGTCCGAGATCAACCCGGCTTATCTACGTCGCTCCGTGGCCTATTCCACGACGGAGCAGCCAGGCACGATCGTGGTCGACCCCCGCCAGCGCTATCTCTATCTCGTACAGGAGAACGGCCGGGCAATGCGTTACGGCGTCGGCGTCGGGCGTGAGGGTTTCGGCTGGTCCGGCGCGGCAACCATCAATTCCAAGCAGGAATGGCCGGACTGGTATCCGCCCAAGGAGATGATCCAGCGCCAGCCCGAAATCAAGAAAGTCGCGAGCCAGCTGCAGAGCGGTCTTGGTGTCGCCGGTGGGCCGCGCAATCCGCTGGGTGCCCGCGCCATGTATCTGTGGCAGGGCAACAAGGACACCCTCTTTCGCATCCATGGCACCCTGGAGCCTTCGACGATTGGCAAGAACGTGTCGTCCGGCTGCATCCGCATGATCAACCAGGATGCGATCGATCTCTATCAGCGCGTACCCGTGGGCACGAAGGTGGTTGTTCTGCCCGCCGGCGGCGCACAGGCCTGA
- a CDS encoding hypothetical protein (Evidence 5 : Unknown function): MDPKSAATTGMRDEFFHLRLRVARGAEENGPGGEAVGTSMNSLGSIGLLRIAPQSFNVAGDERLHPCCAG; encoded by the coding sequence ATGGATCCGAAGAGTGCGGCCACAACCGGCATGCGCGATGAATTCTTCCACCTCAGGCTACGCGTTGCCCGGGGCGCGGAAGAAAACGGGCCGGGTGGCGAGGCTGTGGGAACGTCCATGAACTCTTTGGGCAGCATTGGGCTCCTCCGCATTGCACCGCAGAGCTTCAACGTTGCTGGAGATGAAAGGTTGCACCCGTGCTGTGCCGGCTGA
- a CDS encoding hypothetical protein (Evidence 5 : Unknown function): MLPKEFMDVPTASPPGPFSSAPRATRSLRWKNSSRMPVVAALFGSISSAAVLGIGSTLGLAFYPLPAMAQEPAEAAACRKASIETLKQSSGNSPLKDVKLDLDSLTIAKADAEIGGVKVATILIGQAAIQREHSDETHTFLCLLGEKEKVLMTFFTKR, encoded by the coding sequence ATGCTGCCCAAAGAGTTCATGGACGTTCCCACAGCCTCGCCACCCGGCCCGTTTTCTTCCGCGCCCCGGGCAACGCGTAGCCTGAGGTGGAAGAATTCATCGCGCATGCCGGTTGTGGCCGCACTCTTCGGATCCATCAGTTCGGCGGCGGTCCTGGGGATCGGCTCAACGCTTGGCCTGGCTTTCTACCCCTTGCCCGCGATGGCTCAGGAGCCAGCGGAAGCGGCGGCATGCCGCAAGGCCTCCATCGAAACGCTGAAGCAGTCCAGTGGTAACTCGCCCCTGAAGGACGTCAAGCTGGACCTCGACAGCCTCACCATCGCGAAAGCCGATGCCGAGATCGGAGGCGTCAAGGTCGCCACCATCCTTATCGGCCAAGCAGCCATCCAGCGCGAACACTCCGACGAGACGCATACTTTTCTGTGCCTGCTTGGCGAGAAGGAGAAAGTGCTCATGACCTTCTTCACGAAGCGTTGA
- a CDS encoding N-acetylglucosamine-6-phosphate deacetylase: protein MSQSLTITGRDPATGRSLAIDVADGLIASIAAGPKDERAWLAPGLVDLQVNGFNGHDINDSTLTVATVEALTNAMLRVGVTTFLPTIITASEEAIVAALGVIAAARASDARIAHAIPCVHVEGPHLSPEDGPRGAHPRAHVRPPDIDEFRRWQAASGGLVGLVTLSPHYPGAPAYIRALTRHGVHVAIGHTSASPTDITAAVDAGASLSTHLGNGAAATLPRHPNFIWTQLAEDRLTATFIADGHHLPADAFRVMLRAKGLERAVLVSDAVALGGLPAGLYDQPIGGRVELTTDGRLGVAGTPFLAGAVRPLADCVAQATVMGGVTLADALRLATVNPGRFAGNRGIIRVGATADLIRFHWAPGDSTLSLEAVFTRGERRI, encoded by the coding sequence ATGAGCCAGTCTTTGACGATCACGGGCAGAGATCCCGCGACAGGCCGCTCGCTCGCCATTGACGTCGCAGACGGGCTGATAGCGTCGATCGCGGCGGGGCCGAAGGATGAGCGTGCGTGGCTCGCCCCCGGCCTCGTCGACCTGCAGGTCAACGGCTTCAACGGCCATGACATCAATGACAGCACCCTTACCGTCGCGACGGTGGAGGCGCTGACCAACGCGATGCTGCGGGTGGGTGTCACGACGTTTCTGCCAACGATCATCACGGCCAGCGAGGAGGCGATCGTCGCGGCGCTCGGCGTCATCGCGGCGGCGCGCGCCAGCGACGCCCGCATCGCCCATGCGATCCCTTGCGTCCATGTCGAGGGGCCCCATCTCTCGCCGGAAGATGGCCCGCGTGGGGCGCATCCGCGCGCTCACGTCCGCCCTCCGGATATCGACGAATTCAGGCGCTGGCAGGCGGCGAGCGGCGGTCTGGTCGGGCTCGTGACGCTCTCTCCTCATTATCCGGGCGCGCCAGCCTATATCCGCGCGCTGACACGCCATGGGGTGCATGTCGCGATCGGCCATACCAGCGCCTCCCCTACCGACATCACGGCTGCCGTCGATGCCGGAGCGAGCCTGTCTACCCATCTCGGCAACGGCGCCGCCGCCACCCTCCCCCGCCACCCCAATTTCATCTGGACGCAACTTGCCGAGGATCGCCTCACCGCGACCTTTATCGCCGATGGCCATCATCTCCCCGCGGATGCGTTCCGGGTCATGCTGCGCGCCAAAGGCCTGGAGCGCGCGGTGCTGGTCTCGGACGCGGTCGCGCTCGGTGGTCTGCCGGCCGGCCTTTACGATCAGCCGATCGGCGGCCGTGTCGAATTGACGACTGACGGTCGGCTTGGCGTGGCAGGCACGCCATTTCTCGCCGGAGCCGTGCGCCCACTGGCCGATTGCGTCGCACAGGCGACTGTCATGGGAGGCGTCACGCTCGCCGACGCCTTGCGGCTCGCCACGGTCAATCCCGGCCGCTTCGCAGGTAACCGCGGCATCATCCGGGTGGGCGCAACGGCCGACCTCATCCGCTTCCATTGGGCGCCTGGCGATTCCACCCTGTCGCTTGAAGCCGTCTTCACCCGCGGAGAACGGCGTATCTGA